A genomic stretch from Eriocheir sinensis breed Jianghai 21 unplaced genomic scaffold, ASM2467909v1 Scaffold381, whole genome shotgun sequence includes:
- the LOC126992005 gene encoding uncharacterized protein LOC126992005, which yields MALDISQSLRGGELLVHHGFEYILQTKEPWMDAEKKYWRCRKYKTFKCKSSIITKGSNIIKEPSDHTHSGDSIQTDVHVALAKMKQDAKNTRATTRTILADHLVPLNDDVLARMPVKSAIERRIRRTRQKEENIQPPPQSRNFEIPNDYADIVMYDSGVDDPQRMLAFGRHDLVNCLQSELWIGDGTFETTPLIFFQLYTIHAKIGNSYPPCIYFLLPNKTAETYTRMIEILKMLHPGLNPSTILLDFELAAINAFKNEFPLARVSGCFFHLNQSVIRKVNELGLKVRYETDRDFAMTVKSLPALAFVPIDEVPEVFEELGAAFPDEAECNDLIAYFESTYVRGPRVGGRARNPRFEPQLWNHYEDAQICAPKTTNCTEGFHNSLKSLFMCSHPTMWSFMNGIRKDIAVHRLTMQNAQAVNLERPRNRYVLLANRLAVKVRSYGEEADKLRYLRAIAHMQVVG from the coding sequence atGGCTCTAGATATTTCACAGTCCTTGAGAGGTGGAGAATTGCTAGTGCATCATGGTTTTGAGTATATTCTTCAGACAAAAGAGCCTTGGATGGATGCTGAAAAAAAGTATTGGAGGTGCAGGAAATATAAGACTTTCAAATGTAAATCATCAATAATAACGAAGGGCTCAAATATTATAAAAGAACCCTCTGACCACACCCATTCTGGAGACTCTATTCAAACTGACGTTCATGTTGCCCTTGCAAAAATGAAACAAGATGCAAAAAACACTCGTGCCACCACAAGGACAATTCTCGCCGACCATCTCGTTCCCTTAAACGATGATGTCTTGGCAAGAATGCCAGTTAAATCTGCCATTGAACGACGTATTAGACGAACACGCCAAAAAGAGGAGAACATCcaaccacctcctcagtctcgaaaCTTTGAGATACCTAATGATTATGCAGACATTGTCATGTATGATTCTGGAGTCGATGATCCTCAAAGAATGTTAGCCTTTGGGAGACATGATTTGGTAAATTGCCTTCAGAGTGAGTTATGGATTGGGGATGGAACATTTGAGACTACCCCATTGATTTTCTTTCAGTTGTATACTATTCACGCCAAGATAGGAAACTCCTATCccccttgtatatattttctcttgccAAACAAAACAGCTGAAACATACACACGTATGATTGAAATTTTAAAAATGTTGCATCCAGGTCTCAACCCTTCTACTATCTTACTTGATTTTGAGTTGGCGGCAATAAATGCTTTCAAAAATGAGTTTCCTCTAGCAAGAGTATCTGGATGTTTCTTTCATTTAAATCAGTCTGtgataagaaaggtaaatgaattGGGATTGAAGGTCAGGTATGAAACAGACCGTGATTTTGCAATGACTGTCAAGTCTCTTCCAGCACTTGCTTTTGTACCAATTGATGAAGTACCTGAGGTCTTTGAAGAGTTGGGAGCTGCTTTTCCAGATGAGGCTGAATGCAATGACCTAATTGCATATTTTGAATCTACATACGTACGTGGACCTCgagtaggaggaagggcaagaaacCCAAGATTTGAACCACAGCTATGGAATCATTACGAGGATGCCCAAATATGTGCACCAAAAACCACTAattgcacggaagggtttcataattcgctcaagtcactttttatgtgctctcatccaacaatgtggtctttcatgaatggtatcagaaaagacattgcagttcataggctaacaatgcaaaatgcccaagctgtcaatcttgagaggccaagaaatagatatgtacttttagcaaacagactagcagttaaagttagatcttatggtgaagaagccgacaagttacGATATTTGAGAGCAATTGCCCACATGCAAGTTGTTGGGTAG